TGAATAAGCGACTTAAATACAGAGGTGTCTCCGACAATAACATCCACCGGATTGTCACCCGTCATCAGCTTCTTGACCGCTTCGAGGGTATCTGGCTGCTCTGGCTGTTCATTCTTGGTGTAGTCGAAATATTGATACTGATCCTGGTCCACTGCAGGTACAATTTCAATCGTTATATTGTCATTCAGCACCTCAAAAATATCCGTATACTGCTGTCTAAAATAGGTATCATCATTACTTCCATACAAGGTACCAATTCGAAGCACTCTTTCCTCTTGATCATCAGATGGTTCATTAGAAGTACATGCTGCAAGAAGTGGAGTCAGCAAAGTCATACATGTCAGCATCGCGATGACCGGTCGACGAAATACAGATTTCTTTATCATTCCCATTCTCCCTTTCTATGGTTACTTCGGCTGCGTAATGACGATACGCTCACCATCAAACTCAAGAGTAGCCCGATTATCAATAGACAGCGCTTCTAAATACTCTCTCGGCACCTGAAGACGGCCAGCTCGATCAATAATGACAAATGCTTCATGCACCTCGCTCCTGCCTGGGACAACCTCTGTGTCCAAATTGGCGTTGCGTTTAACAAATTCAGTGCTGGTAAGCCCGTCACGAATAGCAACAATTCGGTCTACCTTATTCGCTAGTGCCATATCGTGGGTGACGATGACAACACTGACGGCCAGTTCCCGATTCAGCTTCCGAAAAATATCCATGATCCGGTCACTTGTCTCGCTGTCAACAGAACCTGTAGGTTCATCAGCAAGCAGCAAACGAGGCCGATTGGCCAGAGAAATCGCAATGGCGACCCGCTGCTGCTCTCCCCCTGATAATTGGTGCAGTCTGCTGTGCATTCGGTGCTCAAGCCCTACCCATTCAAGCAGCTGTTTTGCATAGCTCCGATCATATTTCCCGCCAAGCATCATCGGTG
This sequence is a window from Paenibacillus urinalis. Protein-coding genes within it:
- a CDS encoding ABC transporter ATP-binding protein, whose protein sequence is MIHCEGLVKIYKTSEVEVVALQGLNLTVEEGEMMAIIGNSGSGKSTLLNILGGLDRPSAGTAVVGDWDLLKMTEAQLVEYKRHTVGFIWQNNGRNLLPYMTALENVETPMMLGGKYDRSYAKQLLEWVGLEHRMHSRLHQLSGGEQQRVAIAISLANRPRLLLADEPTGSVDSETSDRIMDIFRKLNRELAVSVVIVTHDMALANKVDRIVAIRDGLTSTEFVKRNANLDTEVVPGRSEVHEAFVIIDRAGRLQVPREYLEALSIDNRATLEFDGERIVITQPK